A genomic window from Quercus lobata isolate SW786 chromosome 10, ValleyOak3.0 Primary Assembly, whole genome shotgun sequence includes:
- the LOC115963070 gene encoding cytochrome P450 71A1-like, producing MSIKTPMAFLSWPKESFQPFLLFASIFIAVLLSFFMKLKSGKRKFNLPPNPPRLPIIGNLHQLGNMTHLSLQSLAKKFGPIIYLQLGQVPTVVVSSARLAKEVMKTHDLALSSRPKIFSAKHLLYNCTDVAFSPYGAYWRHIRKICILELLSASRVQSYSFVREEEVARLVCRVAQSYPSTTNLSKMLGLYANDVLCRAAFGRDFSGGEYDSHGFQKMLEEFQVLLGGFSIGDFFPSIELIHSLTGMKSRLQNTFQRFDKLFDQLLTEHENPKREKEEHKDLVDVLLDIQRNGYDEMPLTTDNIKAIILDMFAGGTDTTFIALDWGMTELIMNPKVMEKAQAEVRRIVGDGRVVLEGDLPQLHYMKAVIKEIYRLHPPAPVLLPRESMEEVNINGYNIPAKTRFFVNAWAIGRDPESWENPDVFEPERFMGSRSTVDFKGQHFELIPFGAGRRSCPAITFGTASIELALAQLLHSFDWELPPGVTAKDLDMTEAFGITMHRIANLIVIAKPHFPLDHNDNPKI from the exons atgtCAATTAAAACTCCAATGGCATTTCTTTCATGGCCAAAGGAGAGCTTCCAACCCTTCTTGCTCTTTGCATCCATTTTCATAGCGGTGTTGCTGAGTTTTTTCATGAAGTTGAAGTCAGGGAAACGAAAATTCAATCTCCCACCAAACCCTCCAAGGCTACCCATAATTGGTAACCTTCACCAACTTGGCAACATGACTCATCTCTCTCTGCAGAGTCTGGCTAAAAAATTTGGACCAATCATTTACCTTCAACTTGGTCAGGTCCCAACAGTTGTGGTTTCCTCAGCTAGACTAGCCAAGGAAGTGATGAAAACCCATGATCTTGCACTATCAAGCCGTCCAAAAATCTTTTCAGCCAAACACCTCCTTTATAATTGCACTGATGTTGCTTTTTCACCATATGGTGCTTATTGGAGGCATATTAGAAAAATATGCATACTTGAACTACTAAGTGCCAGCAGGGTTCAATCATATAGCTTTGttagagaggaagaagtagcaCGTTTGGTATGTAGAGTTGCACAGTCATATCCCAGCACCACCAATCTATCCAAGATGCTTGGACTATATGCAAATGATGTTCTTTGCAGGGCTGCATTTGGGAGGGATTTCTCAGGAGGAGAATATGATAGCCATGGTTTCCAAAAGATGCTTGAGGAGTTTCAAGTATTGCTTGGAGGATTTAGCATAGGAGATTTCTTCCCTTCCATAGAGCTCATACACAGCTTAACAGGCATGAAATCAAGACTGCAGAATACTTTTCAACGCTTTGATAAACTCTTTGATCAGTTGCTGACTGAGCATGAAAAtcccaaaagagaaaaagaggagCATAAGGATCTTGTGGATGTTTTACTTGATATACAGAGGAATGGCTATGATGAAATGCCACTCACCACAGATAATATTAAAGCTATCATCTTG GATATGTTTGCTGGAGGAACTGATACAACTTTCATCGCCCTTGACTGGGGAATGACAGAACTTATCATGAACCCCAAAGTCATGGAAAAAGCACAAGCTGAAGTAAGGAGAATAGTTGGAGACGGAAGAGTTGTTTTGGAGGGTGATCTGCCTCAGCTGCACTACATGAAAGCTGTAATTAAAGAGATCTATCGGTTACATCCTCCAGCTCCAGTATTACTCCCAAGAGAATCCATGGAAGAAGTGAACATTAATGGGTACAATATTCCAGCCAAAACTCGTTTTTTTGTCAATGCTTGGGCAATAGGGAGAGACCCAGAATCTTGGGAAAATCCAGATGTTTTTGAACCAGAAAGATTTATGGGTAGCCGTAGCACTGTTGATTTCAAGGGACAGCATTTCGAGCTGATACCTTTTGGTGCTGGTAGAAGAAGCTGCCCAGCTATCACATTTGGAACAGCGAGTATTGAGCTTGCTTTGGCTCAACTACTACACAGCTTTGATTGGGAGCTTCCCCCTGGTGTTACAGCTAAAGATTTAGACATGACAGAGGCTTTTGGCATCACAATGCACAGGATAGCTAATCTGATTGTCATTGCCAAACCACATTTTCCCTTGGACCATAATGATAATCCAAAGATTTAG